One window from the genome of Nicotiana tomentosiformis chromosome 5, ASM39032v3, whole genome shotgun sequence encodes:
- the LOC138891721 gene encoding uncharacterized protein yields MSPVQNTPFTVVDEAPLQLQMWWYDLGEDGQKWVTKHLGALTDIMKIKPRDDLIEALVTFWDPVHNVFRFSDFELTPTLEEIAGYSGFGRDLRNQELIFPRALSVYRFFDLLNISKQIRKTNIVEGCCSFYFLYSRFGQPNGFEMHEKGLNNKQNKDTWHIHRRFAFIMAFLGIMVFPNKERTIDTRIARVVQVLTTKEHHTLAPIILSDIYRALTLCKSGAKFFEGCNILLQMWLIEHLRHHPKFMSYGPSKDNFIDSYEERVKDYNSPEGVEAWISHLRSLNASQIEWTLGWLPLREVIHMSALKSHLLLLGLRSVQPYAPHRVLRQLGRYQVVPKDEDLSVQVIELHPEAPLPEALIQQIWNGCRYLKDDTQVPDPARGEVDPGNAIWFGKRYRMDDVPEPKRPTKRPHVQAFDDKIQERLAWGEREKGYKTTIQALEERLRNLNFEKDLQEQEAEGEKKSLIHKNKALRAQLQQMKKASEVPVRSWKDQRTIANLMEKVQDYDSLLAKTEKALDKAKEKIVQLNEKAESSKDRQVTKFEEERAQFEREKAHWVRSEAQLHAQLEEMRRYNREYQHANFNREMAQARLEQARLRAQLESALDREGHIREIATTRQQHLQDRD; encoded by the coding sequence ATGAGCCCTGTCCAGAACACACCGTTCACAGTTGTAGACGAGGCTCCACTTCAGCTTCAGATGTGGTGGTATGATTTAGGAGAAGATGGTCAAAAATGGGTCACCAAGCACTTGGGAGCCCTCACAgatattatgaaaattaaaccacgggacgatttgattgaggcactagtgacTTTTTGGGACCCTGTTCACAATGTTTTTCGCTTCTCCGATTTTGAGCTAACTCCCACTTTAGAAGAGATAGCTGGATATTCCGGGTTTGGCAGGGATTTGAGAAACCAGGAGCTCATATTCCCGAGGGCTCTTTCTGTATACcgattcttcgatcttctgaacATCAGTAAGCAAATTAGAAAGACCAACATAGTCGAAGGGTGTTGTTCTTTCTACTTCCTGTACTCTAGGTTTGGGCAGCCAAATGGGTTTGAAATGCATGAAAAGGGCCTTAACAACAAGCAGAACAAAGACACATGGCATATTCATCGTCGCTTCGCCTTCATAATGGCGTTTCTGGGAATTATGGTCTTCCCAAACAAGGAGCGGACAATTGATACCCGCATAGCCAGGGTTGTACAGGTCCTCACTACCAAAGAACATCACACTCTTGCCCCGATCATTCTATCAGACATTTATCGGGCGTTAACTTTGTGCAAGTCTggggcaaaattcttcgaagggtgcaatattttgttacaaatgtggttgattgagcatctccgacatcaccccaagttcatgagctatggtccgagcaaggacaatttcattgatagttacgaagaaagagtaaaagattacaactctccagaaggggtggaagcctggatatcccacctaagatctttaaatgcaagtcaaattgagtggactttgggatggctcccgctaagagaggtgatacacatgtcTGCCCTAAAAAGTCATTTGTTGTTGTTGGGTTTGAGAAGTGTCCAGCCGTATGCGCCACACAGAGTTCTAAGACAGCTAGGAAGGTACCAAGTAGTACCTAAAgatgaagatttgagtgtgcaagttattgagctacaccccgaagccccactccccgaagctttaatccagcaaatttggaatggttgtcgcTACTTGAAAGATGATACTCAGGTGCCAGATCCTGCGAGAGGTGAGGTAGATCCGGGTAATGCTATATGGTTTGGGAAGAGGTATCGCATGGATGATGTGCCAGAGCCCAAAAGGCCCACAAAAAGACCGCATGTTCAAGCCTTCGATGATAAAATCCAAGAACGGTTGGCCTGGGGTGAACGGGAAAAGGGATACAAAACAACTATTCAAGCCTTAGAAGAAAGGCTGAGAAACCTCAATTTTGAGAAAGACTTGCAAGAACAAGAAgccgaaggggaaaagaagagtctGATCCACAAAAATAAAGCCCTTCGTGCTCAACTTCAACAGATGAAGAAAGCCTCTGAAGTGCCAGTGAGAAGTTGGAAAGACCAGAGAACCATTGCCAATCTGATGGAAAAGGTGCAAGATTATGATTCCCTCTTGGCAAAGACTGAAAAGGCGTTGGACAAAGCCAAGGAAAAGATCGTACAGCTAAATGAGAAGGCCGAATCAAGTAAGGATCGCCAAGTAACAAAATTTGAAGAAGAGAGGGCTCAATTCGAGAGAGAGAAGGCCCATTGGGTACGTTCAGAAGCTCAGCTCCATGCACAGTTGGAAGAAATGAGAAGGTACAATAGAGAATACCAGCATGCAAATTTTAATAGGGAGATGGCTCAGGCGAGACTCGAGCAGGCTAGACTTCGGGCTCAGTTGGAGTCAGCCTTAGATCGTGAGGGCCACATAAGGGAGATAGCCACCACTCGCCAGCAGCATTTACAAGATCGAGACTAG
- the LOC138891720 gene encoding uncharacterized protein, producing the protein MVEAWLLLGDFNTMFFVTDRINGNPVSQNEVEDFQACVKDTRLEVADRIYSNIDWALGNPYWFMKYSNIEAVFDNYGVSDHSPIIVCTEVTRNYLPKPFRLLTVLLQEDEFRKMVQGVWTQNITGYTMYSVWQKLLVLGSKAKVMNIAYNSVEKRIENLKDQLQKVKKEIDDDVFNNTLILEEKELLMQVEKWEGIQEKVYRQKSKAVWISAGDSNTKFFYAQLKARHARNRVSIICNDLGQKLTDPILVEQEFISFFKGLLGTRASELPCLDITIARNGPYLNREQQHHLVKSITEMEIEQGLKNMPSDKALALMVFQLSSSRNIGILLDKKL; encoded by the exons ATGGTGGAGGCTTGGCTTCTGCTAGGAGATTTTAATACTATGTTCTTTGTCACTGATAGAATTAATGGAAACCCTGTCAGCCAGAATGAGGTGGAAGACTTCCAAGCTTGTGTTAAGGACACTAGACT GGAAGTTGCTGATAGAATTTACAGCAACATTGATTGGGCCTTGGGGAATCCTTACTGGTTCATGAAGTATAGCAACATAGAGGCAGTGTTTGATAATTATGGGGTTTCTGATCACTCACCCATAATAGTGTGCACTGAGGTCACTAGAAACTATTTGCCTAAGCCATTTAGGCTGCTTACTGTGCTTCTACAGGAGGATGAATTCAGAAAGATGGTTCAAGGGGTGTGGACTCAAAACATAACTGGATATACTATGTATTCAGTCTGGCAGAAATTGCTGGTCCTAGGAAGCAAAGCAAAAGTGATGAACATAGCTTATAACTCAGTGGAAAAGAGGATTGAAAACCTCAAGGACCAACTGCAGAAGGTGAAAAAGGAAATTGATGATGATGTATTCAATAATACACTTATTCTAGAGGAGAAAGAGTTATTAATGCAAGTAGAGAAATGGGAAGGTATCCAAGAGAAGGTATATAGGCAGAAATCAAAGGCAGTGTGGATATCAGCAGGGGATTCTAACACAAAGTTTTTCTATGCTCAGCTGAAAGCAAGACATGCTAGAAACAGAGTGTCTATCATTTGTAATGATCTTGGGCAAAAACTGACTGATCCCATATTGGTAGAACAAGAGTTCATATCATTCTTCAAAGGCTTGCTAGGAACAAGAGCTTCTGAATTGCCGTGTCTTGATATTACAATAGCCAGGAATGGACCTTATTTGAATAGAGAACAACAACATCATCTTGTCAAGAGTATAACTGAGATGGAGATTGAGCAGGGGCTTAAAAATATGCCAAGTGATAAAGCACTGGCATTGATGGTTTTCCAGTTGAGTTCTTCAAGAAATATTGGAATATTGTTAGACAAGAAACTATGA
- the LOC104086761 gene encoding uncharacterized protein, with product MVQWIMECVTTVSYSILINGRLTNRFQARKGLRQGDPMSPYLFVLVMEYLSRTLKTLKDIPDFNFHPRCAKLNLTHICFADDLIMCCRADKISIQLMLDKFNHFSKVTGLIANLDKSSIYVAGVSQGFKDMISAYYQFNIEALPFKYLGVPLSSRKLTIQQCMPLVEKITNKIKCWTSKFLSYSGRLQLIKSVLFEMQTYWGTFLWTGNQNPSKRALISWDKICMPTSTGRLNVINFLWWNKAAICKLMWAIHTKKDALWIKWIHAVYIKKQDFNTMSTPSQACWLVRKVFDIRDWYLSIDSFANINNYCRKGQFNIQKAYTLARPQFQKVHWKALILGSTIPRHNFILWLALYHRITTVDRLEAWGIQVASGCVLCSSEKIETMAHLFFECQYSRNIWSTLLNWLGERHQIGLWEEEVVWLTKRAKNGRPRNSILEFLFAAVVYHTWTERNMRRFQGRKTETKSRIRDIVLQSK from the exons ATGGTGCAGTGGATAATGGAATGTGTGACTACTGTGAGCTATTCTATACTGATTAATGGCAGGCTCACTAATAGATTTCAAGCAAGAAAGGGGCTGAGACAAGGGGATCCAATGTCCCCCTACCTGTTTGTGCTAGTGATGGAATATCTTAGTAGAACATTGAAGACTCTTAAAGACATCCCTGACTTCAATTTCCATCCAAGATGTGCAAAGTTGAACCTTACTCATATCTGTTTTGCAGATGATCTGATAATGTGTTGCAGAGCTGACAAGATTTCTATTCAGCTAATGCTGGATAAGTTCAACCATTTCTCGAAGGTGACTGGGCTCATAGCAAACTTAGACAAGAGTTCTATCTATGTAGCTGGAGTGTCTCAGGGATTTAAAGATATGATTAGTGCATATTATCAGTTCAACATTGAAGCCCTACCATTCAAATACTTGGGAGTGCCTTTATCATCAAGAAAGTTAACAATTCAGCAATGTATGCCATTAGTGGAGAAGATAACCAACAAAATAAAGTGTTGGACATCAAAGTTTCTATCTTACAGTGGAAGACTACAACTGATAAAGAGTGTCCTATTTGAAATGCAAACATATTGGGG AACATTTCTATGGACTGGCAATCAAAACCCTTCAAAGAgagcattgatttcatgggataAAATATGTATGCCTACTTCAACTGGTAGACTAAATGTCATTAATTTCTTATGGTGGAACAAAGCAGCAATTTGTAAACTAATGTGGGCTATACATACAAAAAAGGATGCTCTTTGGATTAAATGGATTCATGCAGTTTATATAAAAAAGCAAGACTTCAATACAATGAGCACTCCTAGTCAAGCTTGCTGGCTGGTAAGAAAAGTATTTGACATAAGAGATTGGTACCTGAGTATAGACTCTTTTGCCAACATTAACAACTATTGTAGGAAGGGGCAGTTCAATATTCAGAAGGCTTACACTTTAGCGAGGCCTCAATTTCAAAAGGTTCACTGGAAGGCCTTAATACTGGGTTCAACTATACCTAGACATAACTTCATCTTATGGCTAGCACTTTACCATAGAATCACCACTGTGGATAGGCTGGAAGCTTGGGGGATACAGGTAGCAAGTGGATGTGTATTGTGCAGTAGTGAAAAAATAGAAACAATGGCCCATCTCTTTTTTGAATGTCAATACTCAAGGAATATCTGGAGTACACTACTCAACTGGTTGGGAGAGAGACATCAAATTGGACTTTGGGAAGAGGAAGTCGTATGGTTGACAAAAAGAGCAAAGAATGGTAGACCTCGTAACAGCATATTGGAATTTCTGTTTGCAGCAGTGGTATACCATACATGGACAGAAAGAAACATGCGCAGATTTCAAGGGAGAAAGACTGAAACCAAGAGTAGAATTCGTGACATTGTCCTCCAATCTAAATAG